One Euphorbia lathyris chromosome 1, ddEupLath1.1, whole genome shotgun sequence DNA segment encodes these proteins:
- the LOC136210795 gene encoding glutamate--cysteine ligase, chloroplastic has protein sequence MALVSQAGPSYCVPAEITWGKARQASSIEASQLKETCVRFSSLSCNSSKMPSIEGSWLRSRRGNQMIVAASPPTEDAVIATEPLTKEDLVAYLASGCKTKEKWRIGTEHEKFGFELGTLRPMKYEQISELLYGISERFDWEKIMEGDNIIGLKQGKQSISLEPGGQFELSGAPLETLHQTCAEVNSHLYQVKAVTEEMGIGFLGIGFQPKWGLKDIPIMPKGRYEIMRNYMPKVGSLGLDMMFRTCTVQVNLDFSSEADMIRKFRAGLALQPIATALFANSPFTEGKPNGYLSMRSQIWTDTDNNRAGMLPFVFDDSFGFEQYVDYALDVPMYFVYRKKKYIDCTGMSFRDFLAGKLPSIPGEFPTLNDWENHLTTIFPEVRLKRYLEMRGADGGPWRRLCALPAFWVGILYDDISLQSVLDMVADWTPEERQMLRNKVPKTGLKTPFRDGLLRHVAEDVLQLAKDGLERRGFKEIGFLNAVAEVVRTGVTPAEKLLELYNGKWGQSVDPVFEELLY, from the exons ATGGCGCTTGTTTCCCAGGCAGGTCCATCATATTGTGTCCCTGCTGAGATAACATGGGGTAAAGCCAGACAGGCAAGTAGCATAGAAGCTTCTCAGTTGAAGGAAACATGTGTTAGATTCTCTTCATTGTCATGTAATTCTTCCAAGATGCCTAGTATAGAAGGATCATGGTTGAGATCCAGAAGAGGGAATCAAATGATTGTTGCTGCAAGTCCTCCCACAGAGGATGCAGTGATTGCTACTGAACCACTTACTAAAGAGGATCTTGTAGCATACCTTGCTTCTGGCTGCAAGACTAAAGAAAAATGGAG AATAGGTACTGAACATGAGAAGTTTGGATTTGAATTAGGAACCTTACGTCCTATGAAATATGAACAAATTTCAGAATTGCTGTATGGTATTTCTGAGAGATTTGATTGGGAGAAAATAATGGAAGGTGACAACATTATAGGCCTTAAACAG GGAAAGCAAAGCATATCACTTGAGCCTGGTGGTCAATTTGAGCTTAGTGGTGCACCACTTGAAACTTTGCATCAAACTTGTGCTGAAGTTAATTCACATCTTTATCAG GTTAAAGCCGTCACAGAGGAAATGGGAATTGGATTCTTAGGAATCGGATTCCAACCTAAATGGGGACTCAAAGATATACCTATTATGCCCAAG GGAAGATATGAGATCATGAGGAATTACATGCCTAAAGTTGGCTCATTAGGCCTTGATATGATGTTTAGGACATGCACTGTTCAG GTAAATCTGGACTTCAGTTCTGAAGCTGACATGATAAGGAAATTTCGTGCTGGACTTGCTTTGCAGCCG ATAGCAACAGCTCTATTTGCAAATTCACCTTTCACCGAAGGAAAGCCAAATGGTTATCTCAGCATGAGAAG CCAAATTTGGACTGATACTGATAATAATCGTGCTGGCATGCTGCCTTTTGTTTTTGATGACTCATTTGg GTTTGAGCAGTATGTTGATTATGCCCTTGATGTTCCAATGTACTTTGTTTATCGGAAGAAAAAGTATATTGACTGCACTGGAATGTCATTCAGG GACTTTTTGGCTGGAAAACTTCCTTCGATTCCAGGCGAATTTCCAACCCTTAATGATTGGGAGAATCACTTGACAACAATTTTCCCTGAG GTTAGACTGAAGCGGTACTTGGAAATGAGGGGTGCTGATGGAGGGCCTTGGAGGAGGTTGTGTGCATTGCCAGCATTTTGG GTAGGAATACTATATGATGATATCTCACTTCAAAGTGTTCTTGACATGGTAGCTGATTGGACTcctgaagaaagacaaatgcTAAGGAATAAG GTTCCAAAGACTGGTCTGAAGACACCATTTCGGGATGGATTACTGAGGCAtgttgctgaagatgttctgcAGTTGGCCAAG GATGggttagaaaggagaggcttcAAGGAAATTGGATTCTTGAATGCGGTGGCCGAGGTGGTTAGAACAG GTGTTACACCTGCTGAAAAGCTTTTGGAGTTGTACAATGGAAAATGGGGGCAATCGGTTGATCCTGTTTTCGAGGAACTACTCTACTAA